The genomic window ACGTTGGGCTCTCCGAAGCCGGCGCCGATACGCTGCGCCGCGCGAGCGCGGTGCACGTGATCTGCGATCTGCAGATCGAATACGCCGTGGTGACGCGCGGCATCGAGGCACGTATCTTGCCCGCCGCTCGCGAGCTTGGAATCGGCATCACCGCGTACGGGGTGCTCTCACGCGGATTGATCAGCGGTCATTGGAACGCGGATCGCGCGCTCCCGGCGAACGATTTTCGCGCCTACAGCCCGCGCTTCGCCGGCGAGAATCTCGGCCGCAACCTGCAGCTGGTGCAGCGGCTGGCGGTGCTTGCGGCAGAGCGCGGCATCACGCCGGCGCAGCTTGCGATCGCATGGGTGCTGGCGCGCGGAGAGGACATCGTGCCGCTGGTCGGCGCGCGCCGGGTCGAACGGCTGGAAGAATCGCTCGCCGCGCTCGAGGTGGAGCTCACGGCTGACGACCTGCGCGCGATCGCGGAGGCAATTCCGGCTGACGCGGTTGCCGGCGAGCGTTACGCCGGCGCGCAAATGGCGATGCTCGACTCGGAGAAGTAGGCAAGCAAGATTCATAATCGTGCTCTCGAAAGGATCAGCGAGTTGCAAACTCGTCTGACGATCGAGCGCGGGCTTCATGCTCTGGTCGCTGTTGCTCTCGCGCTCGCGTACGCGCTGTCTTTCGCGGCGCTGATCTTCTCCGGTGACCTGCGCGCCGGGCTTGGATACGGTGTCTTTTCCGCGTTGGCTGCAGTCGCTGTCGGCGGCCTCGTCATTGCGTTCTTCAGCGAATTTCCGATTGCCATGGCGGGGCCGGATAACAATCCGACCGCGGTGTTGATCCTCGTCGCGTCGGCGCTCGCCGTCGTCGCTCCGGCGAAACGCGTGCCGACGATGCTCACGATCATCGCGCTTGCGACGCTGGTGACCGGGCTGGTCTTGATCGTGCTCGGCTCGACGCGAACCTCCCGGGTCATCCGCTTCATCCCCGAGCCGATGGTCGGCGGATTCAATGCGGCATCGGGCGTGCTGGTATTGCTCGGTTCCCTCCGCGTGCTCACCGGACATCCTTTAGGGCTTGCTGCCGCGCGAGGGCTATTTGAAGAGCCGGTGCCGGCGCAGTTTGGGTTTGCCGTCGCGCTCGCAATCCTGCTCGTGCTCCTGTCACGACGCTTCGGCGCGGTCGCAATCCCTATGACGTTTCTCGCCGCGATCGTTGCGGCGCTAGCCGCTATCCCGATACTGCACCTTTCGCTGGTGCAGTTGCGCGGTGCCGGGTGGTTCTTCAGCATGCCCGCGACGGCGGCGCCGTTTTACGGTTGGTCGGTGCATGCGCCGATCGACCTTCACGCCACGCTGACGAGCGTTCCGGCGATGTTCGTGATCGCGATCGTCTCGGCGGCAACGCTGTTATTCAATGAAACGGGACTCGAACTGCTCACCGGAAAAGATGTCGATCTCGATCGCGAGCTGCGTGTTACGGGATGGGCGAACGTGGCAGCATCGCTGCTCGGCGGGATGGTCGCGTACGTTTCATTTGCGCGCACGTCGATGAATCACGCGCTCGGTGTGCGCGATCGCTCGATCGGCGTGGTCGTAGCCGTGGTCGCGATCGCGGCCATGATCGTGGGCCCGTGGCGATTGATTGAGTTCCTGCCGGTTTTCGCACCGGCAGCGCTATTGATGGCGCTGGGCGGCGGTGTTGCGTACCGGTGGCTCATACAGAAGCGCGGCGCCCGATCGACCGGGGATCACCTGACGTTGTGGGCGATCGTGATCGTCATCGTCTGGCTCGGCTTCATTCCGGGCATCATCGTCGGGCTCGCCATCGGCTGCATCACCTTCGCGGTACGATATGGGCGCGTCGATGCCGTGCAGCACCGCTGGTCGGGAGCGGTTATCCGCTCGAGCCTGCAGCGATCGCAGCGCGAATCCGAAGTGCTCGCGCTGCACGGCGATCGCATCCGGATTTTTCGTCTGCGCGGCTTCGTGTTCTTCGGCACCGCCGATCGTCTCTATCGAGAGTTGCTCGAGTGCGCGCGTGCGTCCGACGGCGCCGTCTGGATCGTTGCCGATTTCGGCGGCGTAACCGGCATCGATTCGTCCGCAGTGGCGGCGTTCATCAAGCTCGCTCGCAATGTCGATGCGGATCGCGTGCGGTTCATGGTTTGCTCGATGGGGCCGCAAGTCGCTCTCCGTTGGAACGCGTCATTTGAAAGCCATGTCGGCCCGCCCGACTTCGCCGACCTCGATCTCGCACTAGAATTCTGCGAGGCGCAATTGCTGCACATCTTCGGTGCGCACCTGGAGGAGGCGGCCGGCTTGGAATCGTGGCTTACCACCCGGTACGGCTCGTCGCTCGCGAAACTGATCGGCGATCGGGTCGAGCGCATTGAATTGTCGACCGGTGACGTGCTCTGCGCGCAGGGCGAGAGCTCCGACCGCATGTTCTTCGTCCATTCAGGACGGCTTGCCGTGCTCATCGACGATTGCCGCATCCGCATACGCAGCCTCGGGACGCAAACGACGCTCGGAGAGATGGGCCTCTATCGGAACATGCCGCGCGACGCCACCGTCGTGGCCGAGACTGCCACGGTCGTCTATGCGCTCGGGCGCGAGGGTCTGCATGGAATCGAAACCGCCGATCCGACGGCGGCAATGGCTTTCCATGCGGCAATCGTGCGCCTGCTCGCCGACCGTATCGATCACCAAAACGAGGTGATCGCCTCGATGACGGCGTGAGCGCCGCTAGTCGCGCATCGGGGCGACCGCGTTTGCGATGTAGGTCATTACCACGACGTCGTCTTGATTGATCGTTTCATTCCGAAATCGGATGATGCCGCGGCGTTTTCCGCCGGGCCAGGGTGCTTTTTCGATCACCTCGCTGCGGACGTGCAGTTCGTCGCCCGGAGCGACCGGAAAGGTCCAGCGCAGCTCGTCGATACCGGTTCCGATAATCGGGCTCTCCTGGCCCTTGCGCGCGTCGACCAGCAGGCGCATCGAGATTGCCGCGGTTTGCCAGCCGCTGATCACGAGCTTCTTGAAAAAGCTCGATTCGGCCGCTTTGGCGTCGAGATGAAAGGACTGCGGATCGTAGGCGCGCGCGAATGCGAGCCCCTCCTCCTCGCTGATGCGATAGCGCCCGGTCTCGCGAACGTCGCCGACCTCAAAATCTTCGTAGTAGCGTTTGGCGTCGCTCATGTCGTCAACTCGACGCGTTCGAATGAAGCGGTGCTCGGATGAGCGGTCGTGGGAACCGTTTCGTCTTCGGGCCGGGCGAGCTGCACGGTTTGTACGCCGGCCGCGCGGGCGGCGTCGAGTTCGGCGACGTTGTCGGAGAAGAAGATCACCTCGCTCGGCGCAACACCGATCTCGTTCACGATGCGTTCGTACGACCGCGCTTCGCGCTTGCCGCCGATCGTCGTGTCGTAAAATCCGGAAAAGAGCGCAAGCAAGTCGCCGGCGACGCTGTGCCCGAAGAGCAGTTTCTGCGCCGCGACGGATCCCGAGGAGTAGATGTAGAGTGATGCGCCGGCATCGTGGAAGCGGCGCAGGGCATCGATCGCGTCGGGATAGAGGTGGCCGCGCAATCCGCTCGATTCAAAGCCTTCCACCCAGATCAACCCTTGCAGCTGCTTGAGCGGCGTAACTTTGACGTCGCGGTCCGACCAATCGTGGAGTGCCCGCAGCAGCGCGGGAAGATCGCCGCGCTCCACGCCGGTCTCGCGCGCGGTTTGGTCGAGGATCTCGCGCACCGCCGGATCGGATTCGTGCTCGCGGACGTACGCGTCGATGCGTGCCGACGCATACGGAAAGAGTACGTCGCGCACGAACGCGATCGAGCCGACCGTTCCTTCGATATCGATCAGCGCGACTCGAGCGCGGAAGCGCATTCCGAGGTTAATCGAGCTTGGGGAAATTTTCCGCAATCGGATCGCCGGTGAAGTTGGCGACCCAGCCTTCTTGATTGTCGAAGAGGCGAATCGCGGTGAACTCGGGATCCGATCCCATGTCGAACCAATGCTTCGTACCGGCGGGGACGCCGATCAGATCGCCCTTGACGCAAATCGTCTGATAGACGCGGCCGTTCAGATGAAGATAGAACGCGCCGCGCCCTTCTACGAAGAAGCGCACTTCGTCTTCGGAGTGCTGGTGCTCGTTCAGAAACTTGTTGCGAATCGGTTCGGTGTTCGGTGTACCGCGTTCCAGGCGCAGCACGTCCATCGACTGATAGCCGCACTGCGCGACCAGTTTGTCGATCGAGCTGCGATAGGCGTCGAGCACGGTCTGCTGATCCGCACCCTTGGGCAACTCGGCGTCGGCGGCCCAGCGCTCGAAGCGGACGCCGACCGCGCGCAGCTCCTGTGCGATCCGCTCTCCGTCGGTCGTATCGAGCACGAGTTCGCCGGGATTGGCTTGCTCGAAAATGCGAAGCGTCGTCGTCGCAGTCATCGTCATCGGCGTAACCTCCGTTCCTCTAAGGAACACGCAAGCAAAAACTCTAGGCCTTCCAGGTGGCGCTGCGCATCGACCATTGTCGCACCCCAAGCATACAACCCGTGTCCGCCCAGCAGGTATCCGGGCACGACGGGCTCGGCATCGAGAACCGACTCGATGCGTTCGGCCAGCGCCGCTGTGTCTTGGTCGTTAGCGAAAATCGGCAGGCGCAGCGTGCTCTC from Candidatus Baltobacteraceae bacterium includes these protein-coding regions:
- a CDS encoding aldo/keto reductase, whose product is MIQRRLGATGPLVGAIGLGCMGMSDVYGPSDRAESLATIARALEHGVNLLDTGDFYGMGHNEMLIAQALRGRRREDVVISVKFGAQRGPDGAWLGYDARPQAVKTALAYSLRRLETDYIDIYRPARVDPNVPIEETVGAIAEMVERGYVRHVGLSEAGADTLRRASAVHVICDLQIEYAVVTRGIEARILPAARELGIGITAYGVLSRGLISGHWNADRALPANDFRAYSPRFAGENLGRNLQLVQRLAVLAAERGITPAQLAIAWVLARGEDIVPLVGARRVERLEESLAALEVELTADDLRAIAEAIPADAVAGERYAGAQMAMLDSEK
- a CDS encoding SulP family inorganic anion transporter gives rise to the protein MQTRLTIERGLHALVAVALALAYALSFAALIFSGDLRAGLGYGVFSALAAVAVGGLVIAFFSEFPIAMAGPDNNPTAVLILVASALAVVAPAKRVPTMLTIIALATLVTGLVLIVLGSTRTSRVIRFIPEPMVGGFNAASGVLVLLGSLRVLTGHPLGLAAARGLFEEPVPAQFGFAVALAILLVLLSRRFGAVAIPMTFLAAIVAALAAIPILHLSLVQLRGAGWFFSMPATAAPFYGWSVHAPIDLHATLTSVPAMFVIAIVSAATLLFNETGLELLTGKDVDLDRELRVTGWANVAASLLGGMVAYVSFARTSMNHALGVRDRSIGVVVAVVAIAAMIVGPWRLIEFLPVFAPAALLMALGGGVAYRWLIQKRGARSTGDHLTLWAIVIVIVWLGFIPGIIVGLAIGCITFAVRYGRVDAVQHRWSGAVIRSSLQRSQRESEVLALHGDRIRIFRLRGFVFFGTADRLYRELLECARASDGAVWIVADFGGVTGIDSSAVAAFIKLARNVDADRVRFMVCSMGPQVALRWNASFESHVGPPDFADLDLALEFCEAQLLHIFGAHLEEAAGLESWLTTRYGSSLAKLIGDRVERIELSTGDVLCAQGESSDRMFFVHSGRLAVLIDDCRIRIRSLGTQTTLGEMGLYRNMPRDATVVAETATVVYALGREGLHGIETADPTAAMAFHAAIVRLLADRIDHQNEVIASMTA
- a CDS encoding MaoC family dehydratase gives rise to the protein MSDAKRYYEDFEVGDVRETGRYRISEEEGLAFARAYDPQSFHLDAKAAESSFFKKLVISGWQTAAISMRLLVDARKGQESPIIGTGIDELRWTFPVAPGDELHVRSEVIEKAPWPGGKRRGIIRFRNETINQDDVVVMTYIANAVAPMRD
- the mtnC gene encoding acireductone synthase; this encodes MRFRARVALIDIEGTVGSIAFVRDVLFPYASARIDAYVREHESDPAVREILDQTARETGVERGDLPALLRALHDWSDRDVKVTPLKQLQGLIWVEGFESSGLRGHLYPDAIDALRRFHDAGASLYIYSSGSVAAQKLLFGHSVAGDLLALFSGFYDTTIGGKREARSYERIVNEIGVAPSEVIFFSDNVAELDAARAAGVQTVQLARPEDETVPTTAHPSTASFERVELTT